A stretch of DNA from Tachysurus vachellii isolate PV-2020 chromosome 4, HZAU_Pvac_v1, whole genome shotgun sequence:
AGACGTGGCAGTTACAGGTGATTCTACAGATGGTGAATCCttctagtattttttttttttttttttgctataaccTAACTAAGAACCCTCTATGAAGGCTAACAGTGCGAATTATTAGCATTGTGTTCTGCACTCTGGTTGCTCTCCAGTTTCCATGGTTTCATCATGTAGGCTTCAACAGATCACCAACACAGACTATGTTCTTTATTAAGTACACTGTATGattaaaagtatgtgcaccccctATTGtcttcattacattttttttcacaatgttGAATGTGTACAATTACTGTAGGTATAGAAAGTCTCTGTGCAACTGTAGAGTTTCCTTCCAaaccctgttccatcatgacaatgtccctgtgcgcaaacagctccatgaagacatcgTGTGGaggtgaagaactcaagtgtcctacacagagccTTGCTACTGAACATTTACAacctcagtgtctgatctcactgctCAATGCTCTTGtaactgaatgatcactaatcctcacagacacaatccaacatctagcggagaaccttccagaacagaagagtggagctcaGGCACATTTGTGATGTGTAcatacttgtgtgtttgtggttacTGACCTTCTTCATATCTGAGCTTCTGCAGAAGCGATACATCTTTATTTTTACTCCCTTGAGGTTTGTTGTGCAGTAAAGTATGAAATACGAAAAGATGCGCAATGACTGAGATGATGTTGCATCAGATGTGACTGAGTAAGAATTTCTCATGATGAGATTATTATCTAAACAGATGATGTTTTCAGTAAAGGTTTTGGACTTGAACACGGTCATGAATATTTCCAGCACAGgtgaacaataaacattacTCTGAGCATGTCTCAGATTTTTACACAGGAATCATACATTAGAAGTGATGCATGATGAAGAATGCTATGAAGGGTGTGATCACTTAATGCTGTAGAGGTAGCTGAGGAATTCAGCTGTGTGAGATGGACACCTGGTCAGACAGCATTTCTCTCTCGGTTAAGCGTGCATGTGCAATTAAAGCTCTGAGAAAACTTTCACCGGCGCGGTCACTAAAATCCAGATCCAAAAGCTGTcttgattttgtttgttgtattttgttgtATGTGCATTTTACACACCGCctcagtcacctgagtcacctcagacttgttcattagggataaacacaaacatatttaaatatcaatctaatattaatcttaaatattgtattatattaatctttatattaatctttatattaacccttagttctatgtttatgttctgtaaagctgctctgagacgatGTTAAGTGTAAAAACTGTTATACACATAAACTAGAACTGAATTTGAATGTGGATTTTCATCAAGATGAGCAGATTGTGATGAGCTTTAATATTACTCATCAAAATCAGACATTTTATATCTTATCAATATATCAGCAaagacccccccacacacacacacgcacaagcacacacacgcacacgcacacacacacacacacacacacacacacacacacacacacacacatgcacactcacaaacCCAAatgcacgcacaaacacgcacacaaacccacacagcacacatacacacacgcacacacacacacacacgcacacacccacacacacccacacgcacacacacacacaaacgcacacccacacacacgcccacacacacacacacacacacacacacacccacaaacccaaatgcacacacacatgcacacaaacccacacagcacacacacatgcacacccacacacacacgcacacacccacacgcacacacacacgcacacaaatgcactcccacacacacgcacacccacacccacaaacccacgcagcacacacacacatgcactcacacacacagcacatacacacacacacacacacacacacctcagtttCATAATTTGTGTCTGCATCCAGAATTCAGAAAATAATCTATAGATTCACAAGACTCAAGAATTATTAAAGACTTTATTCCTCCTTCAcacttatatatttatcttaAGAACATGTTTACTATTGTTGTGACAAACATCCACCAGTTCAGATTTACAGTGTAAAGGTGTAACCATGATCTCAGACGTGAGTGTCTGTGAAGAACAAGTGTgatctcaccatctctctctctctctctctctctctctctctctctctctctccacactgaCCCGAGGAACCAGTCGAGACTCGCAGTTTCACCCTGAAACTCTGTGTTtactcataaaataaaaaatccttgGCCAAAAGGAGCAAGAGAACAAGAGGAGACTCGACAAAAAGAcattcatcacacacatttcacaatgCAAGCACAAAAAGTGACTCATAATCTCTCATTTCAGCCCTTACAGTAAACTCACACGATTCATGTGTAAAATCTCACGTTTTTATTTCACGTAAATTTTACATCAAAGGGCAGCAAACACTCTGGGTGGGATGTTTTATCTCCTGAAGCAGCCATCAGACTGTAAGTCCATGCTGAGTCCAGATCCTGATCTGTGcaatgaaatattatatattatatattatatattataatcacaTGGAACAAGCTGCATGTTTGGGGGAATATATGTTTATTGAcccctttaacacacacacacacacacacacacacacacacacacacacacacattacactaacactacagtcTTTAAATTGTGCAGAAACTTTTGCATGTCTATGTAGCTGTATGTCTCAGAGTCTCACAgacttttttcatatttttctccatgttttcagcacaaatgcataaaaacaaggaaaaataaatgtgcctttcatttcattttaattaggtAATTAAGGTGTGTTCCTATTCCACATGGAAGTAAAAAATGAGCGGACTTGCTGCGACAGTGTATGAGATGTATGTATAAGAGCTAACTTTAACATGCTTAAGgtttataagtatatatattaatgcaacaataaaataaataaataatgactcTCCTTTGGTGAAGACTTTACAGCATGTGTTAAATGAACCTGTGTGTCTGGGAAACATTTTAGTGTTTGTACAGCATTTCTGCAGTCACTCTACAGAGGCTCATGGAAAAAAGTCATTCATGAGTGTAAGAGGAGCTACACGGCCCCACCCTAGTGAGCAGAGCAAAGGGTGAACTCATTCTCTCCTTCTGCTTCTGCTCTGACTTTCACCCAACCAACCAGACTCGCACACGCAGCACCACCCACTGGCATGTGTTTATGCCtgcattccttttttcttttttcttttttttttattaatgtgctAAAAAGTACAAGTGGAATCCCGCTTCTCTGCTtgtcctgtgtgtttctctgtgccTGTGCTTGCAGCAAGGCCTGAGGCAGGGTGTAACTCTTCTTATCTTTCCACTCTCACTCTGTACCTGTTTGACAGGTAGGGTGTGTCTGAGAACGGGCTGGCCCTCCAGCAGGCAGGAGGATCGTATAAAAGGAAGAAGCCAGCAGCAGAACAGTACACAGAGGGACTTCGACTCTCCTTTGTGAGCGACCTCCTCCTACTCCTCCACTCAGCTCTTCTGCAAGCTCTTAAGCACTTTCTCTATCTCGCTACTCCACCATCAGAGACCAACCATGAGCATCAGAAGCAAAAATTTCACCAGCAAGTCGGCCTACTCCGTCCCGGCTGGCTCCAGCAGGATGAGCATAGTGAAGAGCACACGTGTGTCTGGTGTTGGCTCTGGGTTCGGCGGTGGTATGGGCATGGGCATGGGTGGCGGTGGCGGTGGCGGTGGCGCCAGCTACagcttcagcagcagcagcatcggTGGAGGTGCTGGAGGAATGGGTGGAGGCTATAGCATGGGGTATGGCGGCGGTTCAGGTTTTGGTGGTGGCCACGGTGGTGGCTTTGGCGGTGGCTACGGTGCAGGCTCTGGCGGGGGCTTCATGCCACCTCATATCACTGCTGTGACAGTAAACCAGAGCCTGCTGCAGCCCCTCAACCTGGAGATCGACCCCAACATCCAGGTTGTCCGCACCCAGGAGAAAGAGCAGATCAAGACCCTCAACAACCGCTTTGCTTCTTTCATCGACAAGGTAAGACTCGCTCAAACTCAACCTTCATCTCaacctttaaaatgtcacttttcACTCCTTTCATAAGGCATTTGACAGTAACACACCAGAAGACTCTGTTTTTGCTGAATCATGTCAATATTTTTACAATCATTTCCTCAAACATTTCTGTCCAACTTTGTATCCTGACGTGTCACCAGGAAGGGCTTCTGATCATTTCCCCTTTAACTTATTggctgtatataaaaaaaaaatcattggcCAATCATATCCAGGTTTGTTGCAGCATTGAACCAATAACCATCGTACATGTCGGAGACGAAGTTTTGAATGTTACGATATAGGCTATAAATTAACacctcagcagtgtgtgtgtgtgtgtgtgtgtgtgtgtgtgtaaagagtttttgtttgttagctAGCCAAACAGACAGAGTGTGGACAAAGGACACGCCTAAATATCTCTGAGCATGAAGTcagcgcacaaacacacacctgtattttATGTGGCTAACTGTGTGACTCACAGGAGTTATCTGGGTTGtagacatgacacacacacacacacacacacacacacacacacacacagttctttaTGTTTTACACTGAAAGCTGCTTTTTACAAATGCATGTGAAGTCTGAAGTCTAAATGGAATTTTAAAGCACATGATATTTATTAAGCACATTTTACTCTGAAACTTACCACAAGCTTGTAAATAGTCAGGCTACGTGTTCAGGGTGTGTTTCACATTACTGTCCGCCTGCAGGAGGGTGTGGTAAGTAAACCTGCCTGTGTTATATAGCTCCATCTGTGCAGCGATGCAGGTCTAGGCGTAGCCCCGAGCAATGAGGGCTTTTTTTGAAAACTCTCCCTCCCTTTAGAAGATCATGGTTCATGTCTAATGGACACACCCTGTTAGTCTACTCTTTTCACTCCCTTCCTCCCCCTCCTTCACCCCACCCTGCAGAAAAATTCATGGTTGGGATGTGACTCATGGGTCGTTTATGATTCCTCACAATAATCCAGGAGGAAACATAAAAGAAGGAGAAGTACAAAAGAGCAACACAATCCATCACAATGACACATTTCCTTCACACATTTTCCCAACATCAGcttttgtgaatgttttaacAGAATGAAGGAATTACAACCTGTTTATTTTCCTCCTCATTCTCTTATAGGTGCGTTTCCTGGAGCAGCAGAACAAAATGTTGGAGACCAAGTGGAACCTCCTGCAGGAACAGACCACTACTCGCTCCAACATCGATGCCATGTTTGAGGCCTACATTGCCAACCTGCGCAGACAGCTCGATGGCCTGGGCAATGAGAAGATGAAGCTGGAAGGAGAGCTGAAGAACATGCAGGTTCTTGTTGAAGACTTCAAGAAGAAGTAAGAACACATAGGATAACATGCATGGGAACAGCATAAATATTCCAAAAGTTATCCacatttatattctttttctgtctttgcaGATATGAGGATGAAATCAACAAGCGCGCTGCTGCAGAAAACGAGTTTGTCCTCCTGAAGAAGGTACTGAAATCATACTGAATTTTTAATTGATCATTATAAGATGTTACTTAGCCAAGGATGAAAATGCAAGCTGACCTCTGCTGATCTGCTCAGGATGTCGACGCAGCCTACATGAACAAGATTGAACTCGAGGCCAAGGTTGATGCTCTTCAGGATGAAATCAACTTCCTCAGGGCAATCTACGAGGCTGTGAGTGACTTTTATTCTTTA
This window harbors:
- the LOC132844146 gene encoding keratin, type II cytoskeletal 8-like, producing MSIRSKNFTSKSAYSVPAGSSRMSIVKSTRVSGVGSGFGGGMGMGMGGGGGGGGASYSFSSSSIGGGAGGMGGGYSMGYGGGSGFGGGHGGGFGGGYGAGSGGGFMPPHITAVTVNQSLLQPLNLEIDPNIQVVRTQEKEQIKTLNNRFASFIDKVRFLEQQNKMLETKWNLLQEQTTTRSNIDAMFEAYIANLRRQLDGLGNEKMKLEGELKNMQVLVEDFKKKYEDEINKRAAAENEFVLLKKDVDAAYMNKIELEAKVDALQDEINFLRAIYEAELRELQSQIKDTSVIVEMDNSRNLDMDAIVNEVRAQYEDIANRSRAEAESWYKQKFEELQSSAGSYGEDLRNTKSEIAELNRMIARLQNEIESVKGQRANLEAQIAEAEERGEIAVKEAKLRIKDLEDALQRAKQDMARQVREYQELMNVKLALDIEIATYRKLLEGEESRISAGPASATIHVQQTSSGGGYGYGGGSSSGFGGSYGGGMGGGMGGGMGGGMGMGGGISMGGGMGGGMGGGMGGGVSISRSSVRSVSSQRRF